A single genomic interval of Ramlibacter sp. harbors:
- a CDS encoding cysteine hydrolase, which yields MHIDAQPFDYPFDLAHTALVIIDMQRDFIEPGGFGETLGNNVALLSAIVPACQAVLAAWRRAGGLVVHTREAHRPDLSDCPPAKRDRGNPSLRIGDAGPMGRILVAGEPGNQIIAELAPVPGEVVIDKPGKGAFYATPLQALLQEQHITHLLFMGVTTEVCVQTSMREANDRGYDCLLLEDCTESYFPAFKASAVEMMRAQGAIVGWTAPSTALLRALGATAPLVAQG from the coding sequence ATGCACATTGATGCCCAGCCGTTTGACTACCCGTTTGACCTGGCGCACACGGCGCTGGTCATCATCGACATGCAGCGCGACTTCATCGAGCCCGGCGGCTTTGGCGAGACGCTGGGCAACAACGTGGCGCTGCTGTCGGCCATCGTGCCGGCCTGCCAGGCCGTGCTGGCCGCCTGGCGCCGCGCCGGCGGCCTGGTGGTGCACACGCGCGAGGCGCACCGGCCCGACCTGTCGGACTGCCCGCCGGCCAAGCGCGACCGCGGCAACCCCAGCCTGCGCATTGGCGACGCGGGGCCCATGGGCCGCATCCTGGTGGCCGGCGAGCCGGGCAACCAGATCATTGCCGAGCTGGCGCCCGTGCCCGGCGAGGTGGTGATCGACAAGCCCGGCAAGGGCGCCTTTTACGCCACGCCGCTGCAGGCCCTGCTGCAGGAGCAGCACATCACCCACCTGCTGTTCATGGGCGTGACCACCGAGGTCTGCGTGCAGACCAGCATGCGCGAGGCCAATGACCGCGGCTACGACTGCCTGCTGCTGGAGGACTGCACCGAGAGCTACTTCCCCGCCTTCAAGGCCAGCGCCGTGGAGATGATGCGCGCGCAGGGCGCCATCGTCGGCTGGACCGCGCCCAGCACCGCGCTGCTGCGGGCGCTGGGGGCCACGGCCCCGCTGGTGGCCCAGGGCTGA
- a CDS encoding GntR family transcriptional regulator, with amino-acid sequence MHTATRRPAAATDSAPHRSRADEVYQQLKRDVAEFNLVPGDRFTENELSERLGVSRTPVRQALFRLQQEGYVEVLFRSGWRVLPFDFDQFEQLYDLRMVLETTAAQRLCADGERVDRALLDQLISIWLVPVAERSTDGVQVGQWDEAFHCSLVAAAGNAEMARVHRDVTERIRIIRRLDFTKPARIDATYDEHGKILKAIQRKRGDQAAMLLRAHIETSQAEVRKITLHQVHLARQGGMGR; translated from the coding sequence GTGCACACCGCCACCCGCCGCCCCGCCGCTGCCACCGACAGCGCCCCCCACCGCTCGCGCGCCGACGAGGTCTACCAGCAGCTCAAGCGCGACGTGGCCGAGTTCAACCTCGTGCCGGGCGACCGCTTCACCGAGAACGAGCTGAGCGAGCGCCTGGGCGTCTCGCGCACGCCGGTGCGCCAGGCGCTGTTCCGCCTGCAGCAAGAGGGCTATGTGGAGGTGCTGTTCCGCAGTGGCTGGCGCGTGCTGCCGTTTGACTTTGACCAGTTTGAACAGCTGTATGACCTGCGCATGGTGCTGGAGACCACGGCCGCCCAGCGCCTGTGCGCCGATGGCGAGCGCGTGGACCGCGCCCTGCTGGACCAGCTCATCAGCATCTGGCTGGTGCCCGTGGCCGAGCGCAGCACCGACGGCGTGCAGGTGGGCCAGTGGGACGAGGCCTTTCACTGCAGCCTGGTGGCCGCCGCCGGCAACGCCGAGATGGCCCGCGTGCACCGGGACGTGACCGAACGCATCCGCATCATCCGCCGGCTGGACTTCACCAAGCCCGCGCGCATTGACGCCACCTACGACGAGCACGGCAAGATCCTCAAGGCCATCCAGCGCAAGCGCGGCGACCAGGCCGCCATGCTGCTGCGCGCCCACATCGAAACCAGCCAGGCCGAGGTGCGCAAGATCACGCTGCACCAGGTGCATCTGGCGCGGCAGGGGGGCATGGGGCGGTAA
- a CDS encoding MFS transporter, whose translation MTPTPTPAATDADALPRPFVRLAWSNLAAQSAEQLSLAAVPIVAVLALGAGAGEIGALGVAQTLPFLLLSIPFGLLADRTSRRRLIVLAEGLRALTLVGLLIAVATGNLSFGLLATLGFLGAIGTVGFSVAAPALVPALVPRASLARANGRLELARSMAYAGGPALAGALVSWAGGTATFTLAAMLSAAAVACVWGVAEPARPEQPPRHPLRDLKDGAAMVWGHALLRPIILTAVAWNISWFVLQAAYVPYAMRALGLSAGAVGVTLAGYGSGMVVGALLAGRIVRAMPFGRAIQLGPAVSVLAAATMVATLLVPSGWLAGLSFFFFGVGPIVWTITSTTLRQTVTPNAMLGRVGAIFLTVNAGARPVGAALGGLVGAHWGEAACLVLALLGFGVQAWVIFASPMRELRGLPVAAA comes from the coding sequence ATGACACCCACCCCCACGCCCGCGGCCACCGACGCCGATGCCCTCCCCCGCCCCTTTGTCCGCCTGGCCTGGTCCAACCTGGCGGCGCAGTCGGCCGAGCAGCTGAGCCTGGCGGCCGTGCCCATCGTGGCGGTGCTGGCCCTGGGCGCGGGCGCGGGCGAGATCGGCGCGCTGGGTGTGGCGCAGACACTGCCCTTCCTGCTGCTGTCCATCCCCTTTGGGCTGCTGGCTGACCGCACCTCGCGCCGGCGCCTGATCGTGCTGGCCGAGGGCCTGCGGGCGCTCACGCTGGTGGGCCTGCTGATCGCCGTGGCCACCGGGAACCTGTCGTTTGGCCTGCTGGCCACGCTGGGCTTTCTGGGTGCCATTGGCACGGTGGGCTTCAGCGTGGCGGCCCCGGCCCTGGTGCCGGCGCTGGTGCCGCGCGCGTCATTGGCCCGTGCCAACGGCCGGCTGGAGCTGGCGCGCAGCATGGCCTACGCGGGTGGGCCCGCGCTGGCCGGTGCACTGGTGTCGTGGGCCGGGGGCACGGCCACCTTCACGCTGGCGGCCATGCTGTCGGCTGCCGCCGTGGCCTGCGTGTGGGGTGTGGCCGAACCCGCGCGCCCGGAGCAGCCGCCGCGCCATCCGCTGCGTGACCTGAAAGACGGCGCCGCCATGGTCTGGGGCCACGCGCTGCTGCGCCCCATCATCCTCACGGCCGTGGCCTGGAACATCTCGTGGTTTGTGCTGCAGGCGGCCTATGTGCCCTATGCCATGCGCGCGCTGGGCCTGTCGGCCGGGGCCGTGGGCGTGACGCTGGCGGGCTACGGTTCGGGCATGGTGGTGGGCGCGCTGCTGGCCGGCCGCATCGTGCGCGCCATGCCGTTTGGCCGTGCCATCCAGCTGGGGCCGGCCGTGTCGGTGCTGGCGGCGGCCACCATGGTGGCCACGCTGCTGGTGCCCAGCGGCTGGCTCGCGGGCCTGTCGTTCTTCTTCTTTGGCGTGGGGCCGATTGTGTGGACCATCACCTCCACCACGCTGCGCCAGACCGTGACGCCCAACGCCATGCTGGGCCGCGTGGGCGCGATCTTTCTCACCGTGAATGCCGGCGCGCGGCCTGTGGGCGCGGCGCTGGGCGGGCTGGTGGGCGCCCACTGGGGCGAGGCGGCCTGCCTGGTGCTGGCGCTGCTGGGGTTTGGCGTGCAGGCCTGGGTGATTTTTGCGTCGCCGATGCGGGAGCTGCGGGGGTTGCCGGTGGCGGCTGCTTAA
- a CDS encoding tail fiber protein codes for MPPFPRPVGLNARPSRLPVGSVITFAGTPGAGQTPFVTPLEAWGWMHCDGRALEAQQYPELFAVLGYTYGGSGSQFNIPALPDVQLGAARLPYIICFSDSLG; via the coding sequence ATGCCGCCTTTTCCGAGGCCCGTCGGCCTCAATGCCCGCCCCAGCCGATTGCCGGTGGGCTCTGTCATCACCTTCGCTGGCACGCCAGGGGCGGGGCAAACCCCATTCGTTACGCCCCTGGAAGCCTGGGGCTGGATGCACTGTGACGGCCGTGCGCTGGAGGCGCAGCAATATCCCGAGCTGTTTGCCGTGCTGGGCTACACCTATGGCGGCAGCGGTTCGCAGTTCAACATTCCTGCGTTGCCTGATGTGCAGTTGGGCGCGGCGCGCTTGCCATACATCATCTGTTTCAGCGACTCGTTGGGGTAG
- a CDS encoding AAA family ATPase translates to MSFRINSLTVRDFRSIRGEVTLPMNAPIILVHGKNGAGKTSLLSGMELALTGELASLDRIDSNLRKHLVNKGRDQAFVSASVCSADGGMLTGEFRVDGMGPKGHAVLDRSLARHFSERCYLAQATLGRLLEIYQPKDVAAAASPLTRFVKELLGLDALDALINGLHDAGDVRRLRGGANMYWEVRDRLPMVQKEVDRLASEVSRAKDQAKELFNSAQALFKSYWPAQAEQPVAGWRDFLAQQSYEAELKRAVQFRIEISAQADQLMRAQGIAANTGPMSNAEADASDAEEALQAWLSTVGQELSNAFQRLAAYFPDLPSPLASRPEYARVMARTAVIAETKRCELALSQDAAARLKANNAEADRKRQQDRLALLDEQISQHSEKAGQLAQALASLLPHVHSNDCPVCNRNFSEVSTTPLVGHLATNISSFTEAAGRLAALSKERSDTIAAISMRERELADEVARLLTDPSKQELERRLKDLSDLLATLEALASASIRGEALFKTASSAGQGLASLRANDQFTVSMRSVADKLAVQMAVEPIGVNESLNAAFDRFLANVVNKERELSERNSARQRAEDALREYDVRLGAIQEIESLRLALGAEINELNQRKTAGDRAIDQARELTKIAQAERTAIVRRVFNDSLNTAWKDLFVRLAPDEPFVPAFALPESTKGAVEATLETLHRDGGKGGNPRAMLSAGNLNTAALTLFLALHLSAKSRLPWLIIDDPVQSMDEVHISQFAALLRTLAKQHDRQIIIAVHEKPLFDYLTLELSPSFQSDTLITIELGRSANGDSLATTRVIPWEPDTALAA, encoded by the coding sequence ATGAGTTTCCGCATCAATTCGTTAACGGTGCGTGACTTCCGCAGCATCCGCGGTGAGGTCACCCTGCCGATGAACGCTCCGATCATCTTGGTCCATGGCAAGAACGGCGCGGGCAAAACCAGCTTGCTGTCCGGCATGGAGTTGGCGCTGACCGGCGAGCTTGCATCGCTTGACCGCATTGACTCCAATCTACGAAAGCACTTGGTCAATAAGGGTCGCGATCAAGCCTTCGTCTCGGCTTCCGTCTGCTCTGCGGATGGCGGGATGCTGACTGGCGAGTTCCGTGTCGATGGCATGGGCCCTAAGGGCCATGCCGTCCTAGATAGAAGCCTGGCCAGGCATTTTTCGGAGCGTTGCTACCTCGCGCAGGCGACGCTTGGCCGTCTGCTGGAGATTTACCAGCCCAAAGATGTCGCGGCAGCTGCGTCACCGCTGACACGCTTTGTCAAGGAGCTGCTCGGCTTGGACGCGCTCGACGCACTCATCAACGGCCTGCACGATGCGGGCGACGTACGGCGGCTCAGGGGCGGAGCCAACATGTATTGGGAGGTCCGGGACCGTCTCCCTATGGTCCAGAAGGAAGTCGACCGACTGGCGAGTGAGGTTTCCAGGGCCAAAGACCAAGCAAAGGAGTTGTTCAATAGCGCGCAAGCACTCTTCAAATCGTACTGGCCCGCTCAGGCGGAGCAGCCGGTCGCGGGCTGGCGCGACTTTCTGGCGCAACAGTCCTACGAAGCGGAACTGAAACGTGCTGTGCAATTCAGGATCGAAATTTCCGCCCAAGCCGATCAACTAATGCGCGCTCAAGGAATAGCTGCGAACACAGGTCCGATGTCGAACGCCGAGGCGGATGCCAGTGACGCAGAGGAGGCACTACAGGCATGGTTGAGCACCGTTGGGCAGGAACTGTCAAACGCCTTCCAGAGGCTTGCCGCCTATTTCCCGGATTTGCCGTCGCCACTGGCCAGTCGACCGGAATACGCGCGCGTCATGGCCAGAACGGCTGTCATTGCAGAGACGAAGCGCTGCGAGCTCGCTCTCTCCCAGGACGCGGCAGCGAGGCTAAAGGCCAACAACGCAGAAGCCGACCGAAAGCGCCAGCAGGATCGCCTAGCGCTTCTCGATGAACAAATCAGTCAGCATTCGGAGAAGGCCGGACAGTTGGCCCAGGCGCTCGCCTCGCTATTGCCCCATGTCCATTCCAACGATTGCCCGGTGTGCAATCGCAACTTCTCGGAGGTTTCCACTACCCCTCTGGTCGGGCACCTCGCTACTAACATCTCATCGTTCACCGAAGCGGCGGGCAGGCTGGCTGCCTTGTCAAAAGAACGCTCCGATACGATTGCAGCGATTTCGATGCGGGAACGGGAATTGGCTGACGAGGTGGCTCGGCTGCTGACGGACCCGTCCAAGCAAGAACTTGAGCGCCGCCTCAAAGACCTGAGCGACCTGTTGGCCACGCTCGAGGCCTTGGCTTCAGCGTCCATCAGGGGCGAGGCCCTGTTCAAGACCGCCTCCAGCGCGGGACAAGGACTGGCTTCGCTGAGAGCCAACGATCAGTTCACCGTGTCCATGCGCAGCGTTGCCGACAAGCTCGCGGTTCAGATGGCCGTGGAACCGATCGGTGTAAACGAATCGTTGAATGCCGCATTCGATCGCTTCCTCGCGAATGTGGTGAACAAAGAAAGAGAACTTTCTGAAAGAAACTCGGCGCGGCAACGTGCTGAGGACGCCTTGCGCGAGTATGACGTGAGACTTGGTGCTATCCAAGAAATTGAAAGCCTTCGCTTGGCTCTGGGAGCCGAAATTAATGAGCTCAACCAACGCAAGACGGCCGGCGACCGCGCGATCGACCAGGCCAGGGAACTCACCAAGATCGCACAGGCCGAGCGAACGGCCATCGTGAGGCGGGTCTTCAACGACTCGCTCAACACGGCCTGGAAGGATTTATTCGTGCGCCTCGCGCCGGATGAACCCTTCGTTCCGGCCTTTGCGCTGCCGGAGTCAACGAAGGGCGCCGTCGAGGCGACACTGGAGACCCTGCACCGCGATGGTGGAAAAGGCGGCAACCCGCGAGCCATGCTGAGTGCGGGCAACCTCAACACGGCGGCCCTGACGCTGTTCTTGGCGCTGCACCTCTCAGCCAAGTCACGCTTGCCGTGGCTGATCATCGACGACCCTGTGCAAAGCATGGATGAGGTTCACATCTCGCAATTCGCAGCGCTGCTGCGCACACTTGCCAAGCAGCACGACAGGCAGATCATCATCGCAGTTCACGAAAAGCCCTTGTTCGACTACTTGACGCTGGAGTTGAGCCCGTCATTCCAGAGTGACACGTTGATTACCATCGAATTGGGGAGATCGGCCAATGGCGACTCATTGGCGACCACGAGAGTCATCCCGTGGGAGCCCGACACCGCGTTAGCGGCTTAA
- a CDS encoding SIR2 family protein, translating into MPPPAAAAISVRDTLDLLDSSFPAFAEGVANGRYAFWLGSGISLGVVPGLWGVVEAVIEFLRAKRDPADAACKFNRALGEALQLAGLNAAQVAALDLTIPLDAWSKPVSEPIVSALLKNYGRLLAIRVGTEPFDYLVWNVVKVPETYAAVALQPDVEHLCLAALSLEGIATDMVSANWDPLVERAVTMLTNGNGALNPTVVAKPDEVQLPRNRARIIKFHGCAAKAAANEADYRPWLVARHAQINGWCGNPLNLPFMTALVALINEKPTFMLGLSAQDGNIQHVFQTAAKQIAWDIKATPPGYVFSENELGLDQKSLLENVYGNQITPANYDAICDAARIQAFAKPLLTALLLDVLSRKLVALIGLMPGPLPGHERQPLIDGIKRLRNDLASAAATSVPFIVGLLERWARASQLLRAGEVAQPDVKYMPISADAIPGMAGNQDHAALGLREAAVALGLLGAGVARGDWTLESEPAATGAGVVAVTSTLPGATRTKVYLTANAYFAMLLVGQGELDEAEAPILIQAKPLTPSMSRSPRGSFGRTGVPPTREISIASMMNVCVTFDELYADFRRELAI; encoded by the coding sequence ATGCCACCACCAGCTGCAGCGGCCATTTCGGTTCGGGACACTCTGGATCTGCTGGATAGCTCCTTCCCCGCTTTCGCTGAAGGCGTTGCGAACGGTCGATATGCTTTCTGGCTGGGCTCCGGCATCTCGCTTGGTGTTGTTCCAGGCCTCTGGGGAGTCGTCGAAGCCGTCATCGAGTTCTTGCGTGCCAAAAGGGACCCGGCGGACGCGGCTTGCAAATTCAATCGCGCATTGGGAGAGGCTTTGCAGCTCGCAGGTCTCAATGCCGCTCAAGTGGCAGCGCTGGACTTGACCATTCCCTTAGATGCCTGGTCGAAGCCGGTCAGCGAGCCAATCGTTTCGGCATTGCTTAAAAATTACGGAAGGCTTCTCGCCATTCGCGTCGGAACCGAGCCCTTCGACTATCTGGTGTGGAACGTCGTCAAGGTACCCGAGACTTACGCCGCGGTCGCCCTTCAGCCCGATGTCGAACATCTGTGCCTCGCGGCTCTCAGCCTTGAAGGTATTGCGACCGACATGGTGTCGGCTAACTGGGACCCGCTGGTGGAGCGCGCCGTCACCATGCTGACCAATGGGAACGGCGCTCTCAACCCGACGGTGGTGGCCAAGCCCGATGAAGTGCAGTTGCCTCGCAACCGCGCGCGCATCATCAAGTTCCATGGATGCGCCGCGAAGGCTGCTGCCAACGAAGCCGACTACCGGCCGTGGCTGGTTGCCAGGCATGCCCAAATCAACGGCTGGTGCGGCAATCCACTCAACCTGCCTTTCATGACCGCGCTCGTCGCGCTGATCAATGAGAAGCCGACTTTCATGCTGGGCTTGTCCGCCCAAGACGGCAACATCCAGCACGTGTTCCAGACGGCCGCAAAGCAGATCGCGTGGGATATCAAGGCCACCCCTCCCGGTTATGTGTTCTCCGAGAACGAGCTTGGCCTGGACCAAAAGTCCTTGCTAGAGAACGTCTACGGCAACCAAATTACTCCAGCCAACTACGACGCGATCTGCGATGCCGCCAGGATTCAGGCTTTCGCCAAGCCCCTGCTGACGGCCCTGTTGCTGGACGTCCTCTCGAGGAAGCTGGTCGCCCTTATCGGCCTGATGCCCGGACCGCTGCCAGGTCACGAGCGCCAGCCGCTGATCGATGGGATCAAACGTCTGCGGAATGATTTGGCCTCAGCTGCCGCAACATCGGTGCCGTTCATCGTTGGCCTGCTGGAACGATGGGCACGTGCATCGCAGCTGCTGCGTGCCGGCGAGGTCGCGCAGCCCGACGTCAAGTACATGCCCATCTCCGCCGATGCTATTCCTGGAATGGCAGGAAACCAAGACCATGCCGCCTTGGGCTTGCGCGAAGCTGCGGTCGCACTCGGCCTGCTGGGTGCCGGCGTCGCTCGCGGCGACTGGACCTTGGAGTCCGAACCGGCCGCGACTGGTGCAGGCGTTGTGGCCGTCACGAGCACGCTACCAGGCGCGACTCGGACAAAGGTGTATCTCACCGCGAACGCATATTTTGCGATGCTGTTGGTGGGGCAAGGAGAACTTGATGAGGCGGAGGCGCCAATCCTGATCCAGGCCAAGCCTCTGACGCCCTCGATGTCCAGGTCACCGCGTGGGTCTTTTGGTCGCACTGGCGTGCCGCCCACACGCGAGATCAGCATCGCGTCCATGATGAACGTGTGTGTCACCTTCGATGAGCTCTACGCCGATTTCAGAAGGGAGCTAGCCATATGA
- a CDS encoding SDR family oxidoreductase: protein MKTVLITGCSSGFGLATARHFLERDWNVVATMRTPRDDVLPPGPHLRVLRLDVTDRVSIASVVAAAGPIDVLVNNAGFGAPAPFELTSAETVHALFGTNTFGTIAVTQAVLPGMRQRDAGVIVNVTSSVTYKPLPLVGMYRAAKAAVNALTESLAVEVAPFNIRVHLVLPGSSGETQFRANAATRLQGLDDPVYGDFMRTAISRMQAMAGPGTRASDVVEAVWRAATDPSAPLQIPAGADAIQWAAESAESRQ from the coding sequence ATGAAAACCGTCCTGATTACCGGCTGCTCATCTGGCTTCGGCCTGGCGACTGCCCGCCATTTCCTGGAGCGCGACTGGAACGTCGTCGCGACGATGCGCACTCCCCGCGACGACGTGCTACCGCCAGGGCCGCACCTGCGCGTTCTTCGCCTGGATGTGACTGACCGCGTGAGCATTGCTTCAGTTGTGGCCGCCGCCGGGCCCATCGACGTGCTGGTGAACAACGCTGGCTTCGGCGCACCTGCGCCCTTTGAGCTCACTTCTGCTGAGACCGTCCACGCGCTTTTCGGAACCAACACTTTCGGCACGATCGCCGTCACGCAGGCAGTTTTGCCTGGCATGCGGCAGCGCGACGCAGGCGTCATCGTGAACGTAACCTCCAGCGTCACCTATAAGCCGTTGCCGCTCGTCGGCATGTACCGCGCGGCAAAAGCCGCCGTGAACGCCCTGACCGAATCGCTTGCCGTCGAGGTGGCTCCCTTCAACATTCGCGTACACCTTGTCCTGCCTGGGTCGTCAGGCGAAACGCAGTTCAGGGCGAACGCCGCGACGCGACTGCAGGGCCTTGATGACCCGGTCTACGGCGACTTCATGCGCACCGCCATCTCCCGCATGCAAGCGATGGCGGGGCCCGGTACACGGGCATCGGACGTCGTGGAGGCCGTCTGGCGCGCGGCAACGGATCCCTCGGCCCCGCTTCAGATCCCGGCGGGTGCGGACGCCATCCAATGGGCGGCGGAATCGGCCGAGTCTCGGCAGTAG
- a CDS encoding LysR family transcriptional regulator: protein MSGNVDYMLRRLRLRHIELLVALAETHTTRGAADRLHLSQPAISKMLNEVEEALGTRLFERSHQGVQANAFGVSAVHRARVILSELSRAQDEIDALRAGATAVLRVGAPSVTAIVPAAVVQLRARMPAAAVQIVEGRVSELIQRLLDGELDCVFGAVTPQLLSSGLLPLLQSELLLEDELCVLAEASNANVRRRGLRWGDLRASQWVAPPKETLVREAFMTAFLNDGVDPPEPVIEVVSSVTFSQLLRLDPSLLCAVRFEHARDEVARGNVRRVPVSPRIPLPSLGLFTRRGTIEQPAVLQEFGRAIRKIAASSGPKASARGG, encoded by the coding sequence ATGAGCGGCAACGTTGACTACATGTTGCGAAGGCTTCGGCTAAGGCACATTGAATTGCTGGTGGCACTGGCCGAAACGCACACCACGCGCGGCGCCGCCGACCGGCTGCACCTGAGCCAACCCGCGATCAGCAAGATGCTCAATGAAGTGGAAGAAGCCCTGGGAACGCGGCTCTTTGAGCGCAGCCATCAGGGCGTGCAGGCCAACGCGTTCGGCGTGTCCGCGGTCCACCGGGCGCGCGTGATCCTGAGCGAACTGTCCCGGGCGCAGGACGAGATTGACGCACTGCGCGCCGGCGCCACCGCGGTGTTGCGGGTGGGAGCCCCTTCGGTGACCGCCATCGTTCCGGCGGCCGTCGTCCAGCTGCGCGCGCGCATGCCGGCAGCGGCCGTGCAGATCGTCGAGGGACGCGTGAGCGAACTGATCCAGCGCCTGCTCGACGGGGAGCTGGACTGCGTGTTTGGTGCCGTCACGCCGCAGCTTCTTTCAAGCGGCCTCTTGCCGCTGCTGCAGTCCGAGCTTCTGCTTGAAGACGAGCTTTGCGTGCTGGCCGAAGCCTCCAACGCGAATGTGCGCCGCCGCGGGTTGCGCTGGGGCGATTTGCGCGCCTCGCAATGGGTCGCCCCGCCCAAGGAAACCCTGGTGCGGGAGGCGTTCATGACCGCCTTTCTCAACGACGGCGTGGACCCGCCCGAGCCTGTGATCGAAGTGGTCTCTTCCGTCACCTTCAGCCAGCTGCTTCGCCTGGACCCGTCGCTCCTGTGCGCCGTCCGCTTCGAACACGCCCGCGACGAGGTCGCGCGAGGCAATGTCCGCCGCGTGCCTGTTTCACCCAGGATTCCGTTGCCGTCGCTGGGGCTTTTCACACGGCGTGGAACCATCGAACAACCCGCCGTGCTCCAGGAGTTCGGGCGCGCCATCCGAAAGATCGCTGCTAGCTCTGGCCCCAAGGCTTCAGCGCGGGGCGGTTGA
- a CDS encoding ABC transporter substrate-binding protein, with protein sequence MNARRQALKTIARTAAVGVPVWLSSAGAMAKGLTSDTVTIGSSLGLSGATAAGGAGHVAGIQAALHEINSAGGINGRQVRFLYKDDGYDPKRSVENLTPMIEDGTAFALVSIVGTGANQAINPLVERAGMPLVGPITGADSLRNAEQRFTFHIRPSYYNEVEYMVNQLAFMGMHDLAVVYLDNAFGKEILGYTKTAFAKASTRAVAEIALARDGKNAQECANQVLKSKAGAVILATTGGATTDFVLAVRQQAAGLPLVGLSLTFNDGKRLGKNTTGLASTLVFPPFRATQFAIVRRFWASMQAAKQDSQASSALESWWNTQVLCQALRRAGRDPTREKLRDALASTRNFRMDELSVSFPSRAPYVGMKLVTLGVYSPDGNLRS encoded by the coding sequence ATGAATGCACGTCGACAGGCTCTCAAGACGATCGCAAGAACAGCCGCGGTTGGCGTGCCCGTGTGGCTCTCTTCGGCAGGCGCCATGGCAAAGGGGCTGACATCGGACACCGTCACGATAGGCTCTTCGCTGGGGCTCAGCGGCGCCACCGCTGCCGGAGGAGCCGGACACGTTGCGGGGATCCAGGCGGCGCTTCATGAGATCAACAGCGCCGGGGGCATCAATGGCCGGCAGGTCCGCTTTCTTTACAAGGACGATGGCTACGACCCCAAGCGTTCGGTCGAAAATCTGACGCCCATGATTGAAGACGGCACCGCGTTCGCGCTGGTGTCCATTGTGGGCACCGGTGCCAACCAGGCCATCAATCCGCTGGTCGAGCGCGCAGGCATGCCATTGGTGGGCCCCATCACGGGAGCAGATTCGCTGCGCAATGCAGAGCAGCGCTTTACCTTTCACATCCGCCCGAGTTATTACAACGAGGTGGAATACATGGTGAACCAGCTCGCGTTCATGGGCATGCACGATCTGGCGGTGGTCTATCTCGACAATGCCTTTGGCAAGGAAATCCTGGGCTACACGAAGACGGCATTTGCCAAGGCCAGCACACGTGCCGTCGCCGAGATCGCGCTGGCGCGCGACGGCAAGAATGCACAGGAGTGCGCGAATCAGGTTCTGAAGAGCAAGGCGGGCGCGGTGATTCTGGCCACCACGGGGGGGGCGACCACCGACTTCGTGCTGGCGGTCCGCCAGCAGGCAGCCGGGTTGCCGCTGGTCGGGCTGTCACTGACTTTCAATGACGGGAAGCGGTTGGGCAAGAACACCACGGGCCTGGCGTCGACGCTGGTGTTCCCGCCTTTCAGGGCCACCCAGTTCGCCATCGTGCGGCGATTCTGGGCGTCCATGCAAGCGGCCAAGCAGGACAGCCAGGCCAGTTCCGCTCTTGAGAGCTGGTGGAACACGCAGGTCCTTTGTCAGGCGCTTCGCCGGGCGGGGCGGGACCCGACGCGTGAAAAGCTCCGCGACGCGCTGGCCAGCACCAGGAACTTCCGCATGGACGAGTTGAGCGTGAGCTTTCCAAGCCGCGCGCCCTACGTGGGCATGAAGCTGGTGACGCTGGGCGTCTACTCGCCCGATGGAAACCTGCGCAGCTAG